A genomic region of Melanotaenia boesemani isolate fMelBoe1 chromosome 21, fMelBoe1.pri, whole genome shotgun sequence contains the following coding sequences:
- the LOC121632491 gene encoding dnaJ homolog subfamily C member 7-like — protein MAAVDIDVPVETESKIRRQDDMERQAEGFKEQGNAYYSKKDYSEAFNYYTKAIDTCPRNASYYGNRAATLMMLSRFREALEDSQQAVRLDDYFMKGHLREGKCHLSLGNAMAASRCFQKVLELEPSNREAQQEKKNASTLLEYERMAEFGFEKRDFRKVVYCMDRALALACACHRFKILKAECLALLGRYQEAQSVASDILRMDSTNADALYVRGLCLYYEDCIDKAVQFFVQALRMAPDHEKARLACRNAKALKAKKEEGNQAFKNSNYEAAYKLYTAALAIDPNNIKTNAKLYCNRATAGAKLKKLNQAIEDCTSAIKLDDSYIKAYLRRAQCYMDTEQYEEAVRDYEKVYQTEKTSEHKQLLKTAQMELKKSKRKDYYKVLGVGKNATEDEIKKAYRKRALMHHPDRHSGATPEVQKEEEKKFKEVGEAFTVLSDPKKKMRYDSGHDLEDDGCFDGGDFDANNIFRAFFGGHGGGFSFDSSPDSGPGNFFFQFG, from the exons ATGGCAGCTGTTGACATCGACGTGCCGGTAGAAACAGAATCCAAGATCCGCAGGCAGGACGACATGGAGCG CCAAGCTGAAGGCTTCAAAGAGCAAGGAAATGCCTACTACAGCAAGAAAGATTACTCTGAAGCTTTCAACTATTACACTAAGGCCATTG acACATGTCCCAGAAATGCCAGCTATTACGGCAACAGGGCAGCCACCCTCATGATGCTCAGTCGCTTTCGAGAAGCTCTAGAAGATTCGCAGCAGGCGGTGCGTCTGGATGACTATTTCATGAAG GGGCATCTGCGCGAGGGCAAGTGTCACTTGTCTTTGGGGAATGCCATGGCGGCCAGTCGCTGCTTTCAGAAGGTTCTGGAGCTGGAGCCCAGCAATCGAGAGGCTCAGCAGGAG AAAAAGAATGCTTCAACTCTGCTGGAGTACGAGCGGATGGCAGAGTTCGGCTTTGAAAAGCGGGATTTCAGAAAG GTGGTGTACTGTATGGACCGGGCCTTAGCGTTGGCTTGCGCCTGCCACCGCTTCAAAATCCTAAAAGCAGAGTGCCTCGCTTTGCTGGGACGCTACCAAGAGGCCCAGTCTGTGGCAAG TGACATCCTGCGAATGGATTCCACTAATGCTGACGCACTGTATGTTCGAGGCCTGTGTCTTTACTACGAGGACTGCATTGATAAAGCAGTTCAGTTCTTCGTTCAGGCTCTGCGCATGGCACCTGACCATGAAAAGGCCCGGCTAGCCTGCAGG AATGCCAAAGCTTTAAAAGCCAAGAAAGAAGAGGGCAACCaggcttttaaaaacagcaactaCGAAGCTGCCTATAAACTGTATACTGCTGCGCTGGCGATAGACCCCAACAACATCAAAACCAATGCTAAACTCTACTGCAACAGAGCCACGGCAGGAGCAAAG CTGAAGAAACTTAATCAAGCCATAGAAGACTGTACCAGTGCAATCAAATTAGATGACTCTTACATCAAAGCCTACTTAAGAAGAGCTCAGTG CTACATGGACACAGAGCAATATGAAGAGGCTGTACGTGACTATGAAAAAGTTTACCAGACAGAGAAAACCTCAG agcacaaacagctgctgaagACAGCACagatggagctgaagaagaGCAAAAGGAAAGATTACTACAAGGTGCTAGGCGTAGGCAAGAACGCCACCGAGGATGAAATCAAAAAAGCCTACCGTAAACGGGCTCTCATGCATCATCCAG ACCGTCACAGTGGAGCAACTCCAGAGGtgcagaaggaggaggaaaaaaagttcAAGGAAGTGGGTGAGGCTTTCACCGTCCTCTCGGACCCCAAGAAGAAGATGCGCTACGACAGTGGGCATGACCTCGAAGATGATGGCTGCTTTGATGGCGGAG ATTTTGATGCCAATAATATCTTCAGGGCTTTCTTTGGTGGCCATGGTGGAGGATTTAGTTTTGATTCCAGTCCAG ATTCTGGACCTGGAaatttctttttccagtttGGCTAG